The DNA region CAGCTGGCTGAGCCGGTCCAAGAGCCGGTCCCGCTGATCGAGCAGGTCGTTGGGCGAGAGGCCGCGCGCCTGGAGCAGCCGGATCTGCGGGACCAGCTGCGCCAGCTGGCCGAGCAGCCCGTTGGCCTCCTCCACCCGGCTCTGGATGGCGGAGACCATGCCGCTACCCACGTCCGCGAGGCGGGACGCGGTCTGCTGGAGCGACTGGACCAAGTTGTTGGCGGCGTCGAGGACCGCCTGGCGCGTCGCGCCGTCCGAGGGGTGGTTGGCCAGGTCGTTCCAGGCGCTCCAGAAGGCGTCCAGCGGAGCCGAGAGCCCCTGGCCCCCCGGCTCGTTGAGCGCCACCTCCATCTCCTGGTAGACCTGCTGGCGCACCTGCCAGTCGGCCTGGCTGGCGTTGCTCTGGCGCCACTGCTCGTCCAGGTAGAAGTCCCGCTGGCGGGTGATCTCGGCCACGTCGACGCCGCCCCCCACCACCCCGGGGCGGACCGGCACGCCCGCTACGTCGACCAGGTCGGCACGCTGCACGCTGTAACCGGGGGTGGTGGCGTTGGCGACATTGTGCCCCGTCAGCTCCAGGGCCAGGCGTTCGGCCGCCAGCGCCCTTTTCATGATCTCCAGCCCGTAGAAGCTCGAGGACACGTCCTGCCTCCTCCTTCTCTCCGCCCCACCCGGGGATCGCTCCCGCTCCGGCCTGCCCGCCGCCTGGGGCGCTCAGCGGTAGCGGGAGAGCGTCCTTGCCTGGGAAGAGCCCGGCGAACGCGCAGGCCGGCCGTCGGCGGTATAGACTCCCGCCCGCTCGTGACGCTGGACCAGGTCGCGCAGGAAGTCCACGTACCGCCCGAAGGCCTCCACCAGGCGCATGGTCTCCTGGTTGACCCGGCTGACCTGACGGACCTCCTCCTCCAGCGCCCGCCGCAGGTCGGCAAGACGGGCGCCCTCTTCGGGCGGCATCCGCTCCAGAAGCTTCCCGAGCGGGCTCGTGGCCTCCAGGCCCAGCTCGCCGGCGACGAGCTCCTGGGCCTCGCGCCGCCGGCGCCGGGCCCGCTCCAGCCGTCGCAGGGCGGCGTCCTGTTCGGCCAGCGCCGCCCGGACGCCGGCGGTCCTTCCCGCGGCCAGCGCAGCCTGGACTTTTCGCCCGCCCTCGCGCAGCCGGCGGCAGGCGTCGCGCTCCTCCTCCAGCGCCCTGGCCAGCTCCGCCGCGGCCGCGCGGCGGGCCGCCCCGGCCCTCATGGCCGGGGAGCGGCATCGCCCCCGCCGGAACCGGACGAGCCGCTCTGCGCGGAGGAAGTCTCCAGGCGCTGCGCCACCTGGTCGGCGACCAGCCTGCGCAGCCAGGCCCGGGCGACTTCCTCTCCGGATACCCGGTAGGTGCCCGCCTGAAGCCGGCGGCGGATGGCCTCGATCTGGGCGGCCCGCTGCGGGTCGACGCCGGCCTCGCGGCTGCGCAAGAGCTGTTGTGCGGCCGGCGAGAAGTCGACGGTGTCCCGCCCTCCCCCGGCCGCGGCGCCCCCCGCCGACCCCGTACGGGCGCCCTGGCCCGGCTCGACCGCACCCGCTCCCCCGGCCGCAGCCTGGCCGCCCGCCTTCGCCTGTTGGCTCCGGTACTCGCGCAGAAGCCGCTCGAGCTGCTGGCTGGAGATGCGCACCTCAACCACCTCGCCCTTCCTCGCCGGGCGCCGCCCCGACGGTGCGGGCACGCTCCCGCCGGCACGTCGGGGCGGCCGCCGGCCCTCTCCCTGGCGTCGCTAGCCCTCCGGTCCCCGGCGCGTGTGGAACCGGAGACGTTCCGCCCGCCGCTCGGCCTTGCCCGGACCGGAGGCGGGAGGAGCGGCGCGGCGGCCTGCGCCCTCCACCGCGCGTTCCAAATCCTCCGCACAGCGGGTGCAGAGGTGCCCGCTGGTGATCAACGTACCGCAGCGCTCGCAGCGCAGTTCGCCGCTGCCCAGGCGGAGGCGTCCCTCGCGGATGAAGCCGGTCACCTCGGCCAGCGGCACGCCGGTCGCCTCGGCGGCCTGGGCGGCCGACCCTTGTGGATGGCGGTCCAGCCAGTCGCGAACCCGCTCGAATTCCGCCTCGCGCTCCTCGATGCACTCGGGGCAGAGGCCGGCGCCGGCCGAAGCGAAAAGGCGGTGACAGCGCCTGCAGTTGACGAGTTGCGTCATCCCGCCCGCCCCCTACCGCCCTATCGCTCAGCGGCTGCCCGTGTAAAGGGGTGCGGCCGCCACCAGGGCCTCCACCCGCGCCGCCCCGGCCGCGTAGAGCGCCTCGGCGGCCGCGTCCAGGGTGGCGCGGGTGGCGTAGAGGTCGTCAATGAGAAGGAGGCGCGCGCCGGCCACTTCGACGTCGACCGCGAAACGCCCCGCCCGGGCGAAGCGCCGCATCTCCCGGGCGCGACCCTCCTGCCCGGAGGGGTCGACACCCCGGAGCAGGGGCTGTACGGGCAGACGCCAGGGCGCCGCCGCCTCGCGGGCCAGGAGCGCCGCTTGGTTGTAGCCTCGCCGGCGCAGGCCGTTGCGGCTGGGCGGCATGGGGACCAGCAGGTCGGGCGCGGCGAGCCCCTCGCGCAGGCGGAGCGCCATGAGGCGGCCCAGGACGCGGGCCAGGTCCGTGCGCCCGCCGTGCTTCAAGGCCAGGACCGCCTCGCGGAGCGCCCCCTGGTAGACGCCGACACAGCGGAGCCGGGCGGCCACGGGCGGATGGGCCACACATTCCGGGCAGGCCTGGACGGGCCCCGCCGGCGATCCGGGGGCCGGGGGCGCCGGGCGACCGCAGCGAGGGCAGACGCCGGACTCCTCGGCTACCGAGGCCAGGCAGTCGCGGCAGAGGCTCGGCGGATCCGGCAGGAAGCGGGCGAGTCGTCTCGCCGCTTCCGCTCCCGGCTCGCGCCCCGCCAGTGGCTGCCCGCAGAGCTGGCAGAGGCCCTGCTCGGGGTAGAGCAGGGCGAGAAGCGCGCCGGCCGCCGCCCGCCACTCCCCCGTCATGACGGGAGCGCGTCGCCGGCCTGGGGGCCCTTCTCGCGATACATCTTGCTGTCCGCGGCACGCAGGAGCTCGTCCACCGAGCGCCCGTCCTGCGGGCTGACCGCCACGCCGATGCTGGCGGAGACGCGGACCAGGGTGCGCCCCCCGACCGGGAAGGCGAAGTTCGCCAGGGCGCGCTGGATGCGTTCCGCCGCCTCCCTGGCGGCCCGCTCATCCGCGCCGGGAAGGATGACGGCGAACTCGTCCCCGGCGTAGCGGGCGGGCACGTCGCTCTCGCGGACCGAGGAACGGATGAGGCGGGCCACGGCCCGGAGCAGGTCGTCGCCCACCAGGTGGCCGAAGTTGTCGTTGTACGTCTTGAAGCGGTCCATGTCGATGAAGAGGAGCGCCAGCGGCTGGCCGGAGCGGCTCGACCGTTCCAGCTCCTCGCGCAGGCGCTCGGCGAAGTGGCGGTAATTGTAAAGGCCGGTCATGGCGTCCGTCTGGGCCGCTTCCAGTAACTGGTGATAGAGGATGGCGTTCTGGACGGCTCCCGCCGCCTGGCTGGCCAGCACTTCCAGCTGGTGACTCTGGTGCGGGTGGAAGCGAGCCGGCGAGCCCTCCGGGACGCCGCCCAGCATGACGAAGCCGAAGACGGTGTCGCCCGCCGTCAGCGGGGCGACCAGCGCCCCGGGGACGGCTGCGCCCTCGTCGGCGACCGGCAGGATGGCCCGCAGCTCTTCGCGCTGGAGGGGCAGTGCACGCCGGGTGGCCAGCAACCGCTGGACCCAGGGCAGCCCGGAGTCCAGGGTGCGGCCCTCCAGCCGGCTGCCGGTCGCCACCGCACAGATGAAGCGGCCCTGGCGCGCATCGTCCAACAGCCAGAGGGCCAGCCAGTCGGCCGGGATGAGGCGCCGGACGGAGGCCGCCAGGTGCCGGAAGACGGCGCCCATGTCCAGCGCCCGGGAGAGCTCCAGGGCCGTCTGGTGGTACAGGTCCAGCTCGTCGTGCGCCTGGCGGAGCACCATGTAGAAGCGCGCCAGCCCCAGGAGCGGGAAGAGGGTGGTGAGAGAGGCCAGCAGGAGACCTCCCAGGCCTCCGTCGACGTACATCTGGATGAGGAGAAGGCCGAAGATGGCGTTGACCAGCGTGAGGGCGGTGTCGAAGAGGATCTGCCGCCGGTCGGCGAGCAGGTCCTCGCCACGTTCCAGCCAGAGGATCGTCCCCACCAGCGCGTAGTTGGCCAGGAGGTAGCCCAGGGCGAAGGCGGCCAGGTAGCCGGCCACGCGCGGATTGGCCCAGAAGTGCCCCCCATCGACGCCACGAGGCAGCCAGGCGGCGGCCACCAGCGCGCCCACGGCGACGTCGATCGTCGCCTGCCCGGCGTTGAAGGCGACCGCGTACCAGGGCCGCCTGCGCGTCCGCCACGTGTCGAAGGCGCTCCAGAGCGCCATGCTGGTCCCGTCGATCAGCATGGCGGGACCCACGCCCAGGAGGAGGAGCGAGGTGACCGAGATGGCGAAGCCGAGCCAGAGCGTCCCGGTGTCGGGCAGTGGCACCGAGAAGGCGTCGCTCACCAGGGCCAGGCCGAAGAGCCCTGCCCCCAACGCCATGGCGCCCGGCCCCGGGCGCCAGCCATGAACAGCCAGGAGGGTCGCCCCTGCGCCGGCGGCGCAGACGGCCCCCGCCAAGACGCGAGCCCACGTCGGTCGGCTCATGCGGCTGCTCCCCCCGGCCTCCGGTCTGGACGTGCCGTCACGACGGCCTTGCTCGCCCGTCCAGCCCCCTTCCGCCGGGTTACGCCTCGGTCTCCGCTCGCGCTCCCCGGGTGGCTTCCGTTTTCGACGTCCGCCATCGGTTTCCTTCCAGGACTCCCCAGATCCTGGCAGCATCCGGGTCGAGCCGTGTCGACGTCCGTCTAGCGGGAGCCGTTCCGGGCGGACCGGCGCGAGGCGGGCCGGGCTGCGCCGAGGCTCAGCGGACGGCGGCGCGCACCTCCGCCACCCGGTCCGCCCGCTCCCAGGGCAGGTCGAGGTCCTTCCTCCCGAAGGCACCGTAGGCGGCGGTGGGCCGGTAGATGGGCCGCCGCAGGTCGAGGTCGCGAATGATGGCGGCCGGCCGCAGGTCGAAGACGCGGCGCACCACCTCGCTCAGCTCGGCGTCCGGGAGAAGGCCCGTGCCGAAGGTGTCCACGCGGATGGAGACGGGACGGGCGACGCCGATGGCGTAGGCCACCTGGATCTCGCAACGCCGGGCCACGCCGGCCGCCACCAGGTTGCGGGCCACCCAGCGCGCGGCGTACGAGGCGGAGCGGTCGACCTTGCTGGGGTCCTTGCCCGAGAAGGAGCCGCCTCCGTGGTGGGCGGCGCCGCCGTAGGTGTCGACGATGATCTTCCTGCCCGAGAGGCCGGAGTCGGCCTGCGGCCCGCCCACCACGAAACGGCCCGTCGGATTGACGAGGAGGCGGCTCTCGCCGTCGAGGAGCTCGGCGGGGACCACGGGCGCCACCACGTGCCGGCGCAAGTCCTCCTCCAGCGTGCGCAGGTCCACGTCGGGGTGGTGCTGGGCGGAGATCAGCAGGGTGTGGACGCGCACCGGGCGGTCTTCCTCGTACTCGATCGTCACCTGGGTCTTGCCGTCGGGGCGCAGGTAGGGCAAGAGGCCGCTCTTGCGCACCTGGGCCAGGCGTCGCGCCAGCCCGTGGGCCAGCTGGATGGGGAGCGGCATGGCCTCGGGCGTCTCGTCCGTAGCGTAGCCGAAAACCATGCCCTGGTCGCCGGCGCCCTCGGCGTCCAACGGGTCCTGGCCGACGCCCAGGCGCACTTCCAGCGACTGGTTGACGCCCGCGGCGATGTCGGGAGACTGTTCGTGGATGGAGGTGACCACGGCGCAGGTGTCGCCGTCGAAGCCGTACTTGGCGCGCGTGTAGCCGATCTCGCGCACCGTGCGGCGGACCAGCGAGGGGATGTCGACGTAGCAGTCGGTGCTGATTTCGCCGGTGACGAAGACCAGCCCGGTGGTGACCAGGGTCTCGGCCGCGACGCGCGCTTCCGGGTCCTGTTCCAGGATGGCGTCCAGGATGGCGTCGGAGATCTGGTCCGCCACCTTGTCGGGGTGTCCCTCGGTGACCGACTCGGACGTGAAGAGGCGCCCGGACATGGGCATCCACCTCCCAAGCGGGAGTTGCGGCGCTCGGGCTCGCGCCGGCAGGTCCCGGGCCGGCCGCTCCGCCTGCGGCGCCGCGCCTGGGCCTGTCCGCGAGGCGGCGCAAAAAAATCCCCCCTCCTTCGAGAGGGGTTCCCCGTCGCCCGCGGGCTGGTCCAGGCCATGACCGGTTCGAGCGCCGGCCGCCAAAGATCGCGCTCATGCTACCATCCCGGCCCGCCGGCCGTCAAACCCGGTCTGCGTGGCGGGAGTCTCCCCGCGGTCGGCCGCTCAGGCCGATCCCGGCAGCTGGAAAAGCCGCCCGAGCAGCTGATCCTCGGTCCTCAGGGTAGAGGCGCTCAGCTGGTAGGCGCGCTGCGCGCGGATCAGGTCCACCATCGAAGCGGCCAGATCGACGTTGGACCCCTCCAGGAGCCCGCTCTCCACCAGCCCGGGCGGTACCGCCCCGCCGGTCCCGGCCCCGGCGACGGGCTGTCCGTCGTAGGTCCCGTCCGCCGCCGGCGTGATCGGGCCGTTCAGTTGGACCAGCGCCAACTGGCCGACGGTGCGGCCCGCCGCCTGCACGCGGCCCTCGCCGTCCACGCCCACCTGGCCGGCCGTCGTACCGGCGGGCAGTTGCACCGGCTTCCCGTCGCTCCCCAGGACGGGGAGTCCGTCGGGCGTCACCAGCCGACCGTCGGCGTCGACCTCCAGCGCCAGGGTGCGTACGTAGCCCGTGCTGCCGTCGCGCCGTTCCACGGCGAACCACCAGCCGGGCTGGCCGAGCGCCAAGTCGAGGGAGCGGCCGGTCGCCACGGCCGGGCCCTGGCGGTCCACCGCACCCTCCGTCAGGAAGGCGGTGCCGTACGAGACGTTTCCCAGGTAGGCGGCCACCAGCCCGTCCTGGCTCCGCGTCAGCGGGGGCTCCAGGTAGCTGGCGAACGAGTCGGCGATCCTCCGGTAGCCCGGCGTGTTCAGGTTGGCCAGGTCGCCCGCCAGGGCGTCCAGCCACTCCTGCTGGGCCACCATGCCTGAACCGGCCATGTAGACGCCTCGCAGCACCGCACTCGCCTCCGCCGGGCCCCGCCGCCGGCCGGGGCCCGTCCCACGCTGCCACGTGGTTCGCCGGGGAGGGCTCGTTTCCTGCCGAATCCTGCCGTCGGCCGCCTCCGTCCGGGCGGTCGCTCATGTGCCGCGCTCGCGGGCGGCAGGGGCGGCCGTGTTGCGGTGGCGCTCCGCGTACTTCCTGCGGGTGGCTTCGCCGCCGCGCAGGTGGCGTTCGGCCTTGTTGAATTCAAGCACCTGTTTCACCTGCTCGGAAAGTTTCTCGTTGATACGAGGAAGTCTGTCCGTCACATCTTTATGAATAGTGCTCTTGCTCACGCCGAAGACGCGGGCGGCGTCCCGGACGGTGGCCTTGGTCTCGGCGATATACAGGCCCACCTCGAGGACGCGCTTCCAGATGTGGTCCTTCATGAAATAGACCCCCCCGACCCGGCGGACTCGAGCCATCTATATGTGCCGGGCGAGGGGGAACATGACGCGCGGGCGCGCCCCAGGGGGACCGCCCGCCGCCGTGTTTCCTGTTCGTCTTTTCGATGTCGCCGGCAGGGTCGCGCGCCGTCGGGCGCGCCTCTCACCTCCGCCTCCCGCCGTCGCCCCGTTCGTTTCAGGGCAGCGGCGGCAGGAAGTTGATCGGATCGGTCGCCTGTCCCGACGCCAGGATGGCGAAGTGCAGATGCGGCGCCTCGGCGGCCTCGTCCAGCGGGCCGCCGCCCAGCGCTCCCAGCACCTGGCCTTTCTCGACCGTCTGACCCACCTTGACCAGCGGGCGCTCCAGGCCGCTGTAGACCGTCTGCACGTTGGCCACGTGCGCGATGCGGACGGTCCAGCCGTCCTGGTCGTCGCCGCTGACGGAGGTCACGCGGCCGGCCGCGGCGGCCCGCACCGGCGTGCCCACCTTGGCGGCCACGTCGATGCCGTCATGCCACCGCCAGTCGTGCATGGTGACCGAATACCCCCAGCCGAAGCCGGCGATGACGGGACCGCTGACCGGCCAGAGCAGCTTCCGCTCCGCCGGGTTGGCGGCCGCACCCGGCTGGGCCGTTGCCGCCGCTTCCTGCGCCGCCGGAGCTGCCGCGGCGGTTCCCTGGCCGGCGGAGGCCGGCGCACCGGCGCCCGGGGTGGCACCGCCCGCGGCCGCCGCGCGCGAGGAAGCGCCGCCCGTGGCCGTCCCCCGCTCCGGCAGCCCCTTCGCGCCCTTTTCCGCGGCCGTCGTCCGTCCGTTCACCCGCCCGCTCTGCGCCTGCGGACGCAGGTGCCGCAGCGCCGCGCCGCCGGCCTGCTCCACCCGCCGAAGCTCGCTGCCCAGGCTGGTGCGCAGCCCGGGATGGGCGAGGACCGCATAGTAGGCTCCGAAGGCGACGACGAAGACGAGAAAGGCCACTCCGATCAGGCGCCGCGCGGGCGCGGACGAAAGCGTCTCCAGGAGCCGGCCCCAGCGAGGCGGCCAGGCGCCCGCGCCTCCGGCCCGGTCCGGCCCGCCCGGGGTGGGACTCTGCTGCTCGTCCATGCCGAGAGGTTCACCTCCCGGCGGTAGGCTTTGCTATCGGTGGCGGTTCTATACAGGAGCCGGGGGAAGGTGGGCAAGTCGGGTCCCCGGGTAATAGTAGGCCAGGATGGCCTGGGCCGAGTCGCCCTGCTGGGCCATGGCGGCCGCCCCATACTGGCTGAGCCCCACCCCGTGGCCGTAACCCCGCGTCTCGACCACCAGCTCGCCTCCCCGGACGGCCAGCGATTCGATGAGCGTGGACGGGAGCCCCAGACGCTGCCGGAAGTCCGTGCCGCTGAAGGAGCGGTCGCCCACCCGCACCTCGGCGGCGCGCCCCGAGGGGGTGCGCGCCACCACCGTCGCCATCGGCGTCCCCGCCTGGCCGCCCGCCGGCTGCAGCTGGCCCGGGTCGATCCCCAGCGCGCGGGCCGCCTTCGCGATGGGAAGCCGGGTCGTGCGTGCGGGCGTCGGCCGGTCCGCGTCGGGTGAGGGCCGGCTGGGCAGGTAGGGAAGGTCGAGGCCGAAGACTTCCCGGGCGCTGGCCGTCCTCCCGCCCGCGGAGGCGCTGTAGAAGGCTTCGATGGGCTCGCCCCGCCAGAGGAGGACCTCCCCGGCGGTGGCCTGGACGGCCTGCTCGATCTTGGCCTCGTAGACCGGGGCCAGCACCCCCCAGAAGCGCCGGCGCTCGGCGGGTGAGGCCCACGCCTGACCGTGGCGGCCATCGGAGCAGAAGTCCGCCTCGGGCCGGAGGGGACAGCGCGCGGTGCCGGCGACCAGCTGGGCGACGGCGAAGGTGCGCGCCGCCACCGCCTGCGCCTCCAGGGCGGGGAGGGCGAAGCCGGCAGGCATCTCCGCCGCCACTACGCCGGCGACGTACGTCTCCAGCGGCATGCGAAGGAGCTGCCCCGCCTGCTCGTCGTAGACGCTGACGAGGCTCTCGGCGGAGGGCAGGGCTGCCGCCGGCCCCGCCCCGGGAGATGGGCCTTCTCCCGGCGCCGCGGCGGCGCCGGCTCGGCCGCCCGGCTGGCCGGGGACCGGCGGCGTCTCGACGCCCGGCCAGCCGCCCGGCGGCGATCCCGGTGTGGGGGGCAGCTCCAGCGCGGGCGAGGAGAGCCTCTCGCCCGCCAGAAGCGCCACCGTCGAGGGGACAAGCAGCACCGCCACGAGGGCGAAGAGGAAGACCAGCAGAGCGCTCCGCGCCATGGAACCCCCCCGTGGAGGGATGCCTATGGGCGGTGGCGGGTGGATATGCCCGCGCCCCCTCCCTCCCGCTCAGAGAGGGGACGAGCGGCGCCCCTCGGGGGCCTCCTTGTCCAGCTCCAGGAGGGCCAGCACCCGCTGCAGCTGCTGCCGGGCCTGGGCGATCTCCTCGGGCGAGCCGCCCGTCTCGATCCGCGCGGCCAGCGCGGCATGCTGCTCCCGGAGCGCGGCCACGTCCAGCTGCCCGGGCAGGTAGGCCCCCTCGGCCAGGACGGTGGCCCGGTCCTGGAGGATCTCGCAGAGGCCCGAGCCCACGGCGATGCCGTGCCGGCCGGCCATGCCGTAGTGGACGACCCCGGGACGGAGGGCGACCACCATGGGAGCGTGGCCGGGCAGCACGCCGTAGATGCCTTCCACGCTGGGCAGCGTCAGGTACTCCACCAGGCCCTCGAAGAGGGTGCCCCGGGGCGTCACCACCGACATGCGGATGCGTCGTTCCGACATTCAGACGGCCTCCGCCAGCAGCTTCTTGCCCTTCTCCACCGCCTCGTCGATGGTCCCCACCATGTAGAAGGCTTCCTCCGGCAGCTCGTCGTGGCGGCCCTCCAGGATCTCCTTGAAGCCGCGCACGGTCTCCTGCACGGGGACGTAGGCGCCGGGGACGCCGGTGAAGACCTCGGCCACGTGGAAGGGTTGCGAGAGGAAGCGCTCGATCTTGCGCGCCCGCTGCACGGTCAGCTTGTCTTCCTCGGAGAGCTCCTCCATGCCCAGGATGGCGATGATGTCCTGCAGCTCGCGGTAGCGCTGCAGTACCGCCTGCACCCCGCGCGCCACCTGGTAGTGCTCCTGGCCCACCACCGCCGGATCGAGGATGCGCGAGGTGGAGGCCAGCGGGTCGACCGCCGGGTAGATGCCGCGCTCCGCGATGGACCGCTCCAGGCGCGTGGTGGCGTCCAGGTGGGCGAAGGTGGTCACCGGGGCCGGGTCGGTGTAGTCGTCCGCCGGCACGAAGATGGCCTGGATGGAGGTGATCGACCCCCGCTTGGTCGTGGTGATCCGCTCCTGCAGGTTGCCCATCTCCGTCGCCAGCGTCGGCTGGTAGCCCACCGCCGAAGGCATCCGCCCCAGCAGCGCCGAGACCTCGGAACCGGCCTGGGTGAAGCGGAAGATGTTGTCGATGAAGAGCAGGAGGTCCTGCCCCTCGGTCTCGCGGAAGTACTCGGCCATGGTGAGGCCGGAGAGCGCCACCCGCAGGCGCGCGCCGGGCGGCTCGTTCATCTGGCCGTAGACCAGCGTGGTCTTGTCGAGGACGCCCGACTCCTTCAGCTCCTTGTACAGCTCGTTGCCCTCGCGCGTCCGCTCCCCCACGCCGGCGAAGACCGAGAAGCCGCCGTGTTGCATGGCGACGTTGTGGATCAGCTCCATGATGATGACCGTCTTGCCCACGCCGGCGCCGCCGAAGAGGCCGACCTTGCCGCCCCGCGCGTAGGGCTCGAGCAGGTCGATGACCTTGATGCCCGTCTCCAGCATCTCCGTGGCGGGGCTGACCTCGGAGACGTCCGGCGCCGGGTGGTGGATCGCCCACCGCTCCTCGGTCTCCACCGGGCCGAGCCCGTCGATGGGCTCGCCGAGGACGTTGAACATGCGTCCCAGGGTGTTCCGGCCCACCGGGACCCGGATGGGGCCCCCCGTGTCGCGGACCGGCGAACCGCGCTGGAGTCCGTCCGTGGAGGCCATGGCGACGCAGCGGACCGTGTTGTTGCCCAGGTGCTGCGCCACCTCCAGGGTGAGCTCGCCGTCGCCCAGGGGCGTCTTCAGCGCGTTGTAGATGGCCGGCAGCTCGCCGTCCGGGAAGACGACGTCCACCACGGCTCCGATCACCTGCGTGACGCGACCGTCTCCGGCCACTGGGGATTCCTCCCGTCGCTCAATCTCGTGCCGCGGCTACCCGCGCAGCGCCTCCGCGCCGCTGACCACCTCGACGATCTCGGTGGTGATGGAGGTCTGCCGCTCGCGGTTGTATTCCAGGTGCAGCTCCTCCAGCAGCTCCGAGGCGTTGTCCGTGGCCGAGCGCATGGCGGTCATGCGGGCCGCGTGCTCGGAGGCCTTGGAGTCCAGGAGCGCCTGATAGACCGTGGTCCGCACCATGGAGGGCAGGAGGTGGACCAGGAGCCCCTCCGCGGAGGGGACGAAGATGTAGTCCACCGTGGCCTGGCGCCGGCCGCCCTCCTGCGCTTCCGGCGTCACCACCGGCAGCAGCTGCAGCCGCCGGGGAACGAGGCGCAGGGTGGAGACGAATTCGGTGTAGATCAGCTCCACCCGTCCCACCTGGCCCTGGATGTACCATTCCATGGCCAGGTCGGCCACCTCCCGGGCCAGCTCCACCCGCGCCTCCTCGCCGATGCCCAGCCAGCTGTGGCGCACGGGCCAGCCGCGGTGGCGGAAGGCCCCGTCCCCGCGCCGTCCGAGCACGGCGATCTGGGCCGGCTCCCCCTCGCGCATGGCCAGGGCGGTCTCCCGGATGATGTTGGCGTTGAAAGGGCCTGCCAGCCCGCGATCGGCGGTGAAGACCACCAGGAGGCGGTCGCTCCCGCGCGGCGGTGCCAGAAGCGGGTGCTCCACCTGCACGCCGCTCGCCGCCAGGCGGCGGAGGACCTCCTGGAGCCTGGCGGCGTAGGCCCGGCCGGCCTGGGCCTGCTCCTGCGCCCGGCGCAGCTTGGCCGCCGCCACCATCTCCATCGCCCGGGTCATCTTCCGAGTGCTCTCGATGGCGCGCATGCGCCTGCGGATGATCTGCAGGTCAGGCATGACCCCGCCCCCCGCGCAGGCCTCTCCTCATGACGCCTGCGCCTGCGCCGGCTCCCCGGCTTCGGCCGTCCGCCCCAGGAAGGCATCCCGGATCTCGCGGATCGCGCTCTCCAGTGCCGCGGTCAGCGCCTCGTCCAGCACCTTGGTCTCCGCGATGCGGCGCGGGATCTCCGGGTGGAGCGCATGGATCCGCTCCAGCAGCCGGTTCTGGAAGTCGACCACGCGGTCGACCGGGATCTCATCGCAAAACCCGTGGACGGCCGCGTAGATCTGGATCACCTGGTCCTCCA from Bacillota bacterium includes:
- the flgN gene encoding flagellar export chaperone FlgN, translating into MRAGAARRAAAAELARALEEERDACRRLREGGRKVQAALAAGRTAGVRAALAEQDAALRRLERARRRRREAQELVAGELGLEATSPLGKLLERMPPEEGARLADLRRALEEEVRQVSRVNQETMRLVEAFGRYVDFLRDLVQRHERAGVYTADGRPARSPGSSQARTLSRYR
- a CDS encoding flagellar biosynthesis anti-sigma factor FlgM; its protein translation is MVEVRISSQQLERLLREYRSQQAKAGGQAAAGGAGAVEPGQGARTGSAGGAAAGGGRDTVDFSPAAQQLLRSREAGVDPQRAAQIEAIRRRLQAGTYRVSGEEVARAWLRRLVADQVAQRLETSSAQSGSSGSGGGDAAPRP
- a CDS encoding MerR family transcriptional regulator, whose product is MTQLVNCRRCHRLFASAGAGLCPECIEEREAEFERVRDWLDRHPQGSAAQAAEATGVPLAEVTGFIREGRLRLGSGELRCERCGTLITSGHLCTRCAEDLERAVEGAGRRAAPPASGPGKAERRAERLRFHTRRGPEG
- a CDS encoding ComF family protein, whose protein sequence is MTGEWRAAAGALLALLYPEQGLCQLCGQPLAGREPGAEAARRLARFLPDPPSLCRDCLASVAEESGVCPRCGRPAPPAPGSPAGPVQACPECVAHPPVAARLRCVGVYQGALREAVLALKHGGRTDLARVLGRLMALRLREGLAAPDLLVPMPPSRNGLRRRGYNQAALLAREAAAPWRLPVQPLLRGVDPSGQEGRAREMRRFARAGRFAVDVEVAGARLLLIDDLYATRATLDAAAEALYAAGAARVEALVAAAPLYTGSR
- a CDS encoding sensor domain-containing diguanylate cyclase: MALGAGLFGLALVSDAFSVPLPDTGTLWLGFAISVTSLLLLGVGPAMLIDGTSMALWSAFDTWRTRRRPWYAVAFNAGQATIDVAVGALVAAAWLPRGVDGGHFWANPRVAGYLAAFALGYLLANYALVGTILWLERGEDLLADRRQILFDTALTLVNAIFGLLLIQMYVDGGLGGLLLASLTTLFPLLGLARFYMVLRQAHDELDLYHQTALELSRALDMGAVFRHLAASVRRLIPADWLALWLLDDARQGRFICAVATGSRLEGRTLDSGLPWVQRLLATRRALPLQREELRAILPVADEGAAVPGALVAPLTAGDTVFGFVMLGGVPEGSPARFHPHQSHQLEVLASQAAGAVQNAILYHQLLEAAQTDAMTGLYNYRHFAERLREELERSSRSGQPLALLFIDMDRFKTYNDNFGHLVGDDLLRAVARLIRSSVRESDVPARYAGDEFAVILPGADERAAREAAERIQRALANFAFPVGGRTLVRVSASIGVAVSPQDGRSVDELLRAADSKMYREKGPQAGDALPS
- the metK gene encoding methionine adenosyltransferase, with protein sequence MSGRLFTSESVTEGHPDKVADQISDAILDAILEQDPEARVAAETLVTTGLVFVTGEISTDCYVDIPSLVRRTVREIGYTRAKYGFDGDTCAVVTSIHEQSPDIAAGVNQSLEVRLGVGQDPLDAEGAGDQGMVFGYATDETPEAMPLPIQLAHGLARRLAQVRKSGLLPYLRPDGKTQVTIEYEEDRPVRVHTLLISAQHHPDVDLRTLEEDLRRHVVAPVVPAELLDGESRLLVNPTGRFVVGGPQADSGLSGRKIIVDTYGGAAHHGGGSFSGKDPSKVDRSASYAARWVARNLVAAGVARRCEIQVAYAIGVARPVSIRVDTFGTGLLPDAELSEVVRRVFDLRPAAIIRDLDLRRPIYRPTAAYGAFGRKDLDLPWERADRVAEVRAAVR
- a CDS encoding flagellar hook-basal body protein, coding for MLRGVYMAGSGMVAQQEWLDALAGDLANLNTPGYRRIADSFASYLEPPLTRSQDGLVAAYLGNVSYGTAFLTEGAVDRQGPAVATGRSLDLALGQPGWWFAVERRDGSTGYVRTLALEVDADGRLVTPDGLPVLGSDGKPVQLPAGTTAGQVGVDGEGRVQAAGRTVGQLALVQLNGPITPAADGTYDGQPVAGAGTGGAVPPGLVESGLLEGSNVDLAASMVDLIRAQRAYQLSASTLRTEDQLLGRLFQLPGSA
- the spoIIID gene encoding sporulation transcriptional regulator SpoIIID, which codes for MKDHIWKRVLEVGLYIAETKATVRDAARVFGVSKSTIHKDVTDRLPRINEKLSEQVKQVLEFNKAERHLRGGEATRRKYAERHRNTAAPAARERGT
- a CDS encoding M23 family metallopeptidase, translating into MDEQQSPTPGGPDRAGGAGAWPPRWGRLLETLSSAPARRLIGVAFLVFVVAFGAYYAVLAHPGLRTSLGSELRRVEQAGGAALRHLRPQAQSGRVNGRTTAAEKGAKGLPERGTATGGASSRAAAAGGATPGAGAPASAGQGTAAAAPAAQEAAATAQPGAAANPAERKLLWPVSGPVIAGFGWGYSVTMHDWRWHDGIDVAAKVGTPVRAAAAGRVTSVSGDDQDGWTVRIAHVANVQTVYSGLERPLVKVGQTVEKGQVLGALGGGPLDEAAEAPHLHFAILASGQATDPINFLPPLP